In Pogoniulus pusillus isolate bPogPus1 chromosome 1, bPogPus1.pri, whole genome shotgun sequence, one DNA window encodes the following:
- the LOC135179680 gene encoding nascent polypeptide-associated complex subunit alpha, muscle-specific form-like, with amino-acid sequence MQLAGGLSAPSPPQTPVASGSFTPSPTPPPYSSSSSSSSRCYGDSVPAPWRALRRSCTLSSPGGKEVLCPAEGASGDGAVRRGLSSPATPGSASVTARPPSWFHLSLEPRGLPASGSTGRPPVFKGPAAPSPQRGYVAFAGGYVAFTGGYAHLGSEPPSRISLATPQTALHRTQHHLRAVPFQVAFGSAQEGHAWGLSRTVIAAQEGRHEWQWQCLLASPPVTLGDRSRRDQRMLAGRGGEP; translated from the coding sequence AtgcagctggcaggagggctCAGCGCCCCGTCTCCCCCACAGACACCCGTCGCAAGCGGCAGCTTCACTCCCAGCCCGACTCCGCCGCCatattcttcttcctcctcctcttcctcccggTGCTACGGCGACTCGGTCCCGGCTCCCTGGCGCGCCTTGCGACGTAGCTGTACGCTCAGCAGCCCGGGCGGCAAAGAGGTGCTCTGCCCTGCGGAGGGAGCGAGCGGCGACGGCGCAGTACGGCGCGGCCTGTCCAGCCCGGCTACCCCCGGCTCCGCCTCAGTCACTGCGCGGCCGCCATCTTGGTTTCACCTCTCACTGGAGCCACGGGGTCTCCCAGCCAGCGGCAGCACGGGCCGCCCGCCAGTATTTAAAGGGCCAGCAGCCCCAAGCCCGCAGCGCGGGTACGTCGCGTTCGCGGGTGGGTACGTCGCGTTCACGGGTGGGTACGCGCATCTGGGCTCCGAGCCGCCCTCACGCATCAGCCTTGCGACACCGCAGACTGCGCTACACCGCACCCAGCACCACCTTCGCGCGGTGCCCTTCCAGGTCGCTTTCGGATCTGCACAGGAGGGACATGCGTGGGGCCTTAGCCGAACCGTTATCGCAGCGCAGGAAGGGCGGCACGagtggcagtggcagtgcctgctggccTCACCGCCTGTGACGCTCGGCGATCGCTCTCGCCGCGATCAGCGGATGCTAGCGGGCCGGGGAGGTGAGCCGTAG